The proteins below come from a single Stigmatopora argus isolate UIUO_Sarg chromosome 11, RoL_Sarg_1.0, whole genome shotgun sequence genomic window:
- the rps24 gene encoding small ribosomal subunit protein eS24 isoform X2 codes for MNETVTVRTRKFMTNRLLQRKQMVVDVLHPGKATVPKTEIREKLAKMYKTTPDVVFVFGFRTQFGGGKTTGFGMVYDTLDYAKKNEPKHRLARHGLFEKKKTSRKQRKERKNRMKKVRGTKKSSVGAASKK; via the exons ATG AATGAGACAGTTACAGTTAGGACACGAAAGTTTATGACGAACCGGCTGCTTCAGAGGAAGCAAATG GTCGTCGACGTTCTTCACCCCGGCAAAGCCACGGTCCCCAAGACGGAAATCCGGGAAAAGCTGGCCAAGATGTACAAGACCACCCCTGACGTGGTGTTCGTCTTTGGCTTCAGGACTCAGTTTGGCGGTGGCAAGACAACGGGCTTCGGCATGGTCTACGACACCCTCGATTACGCCAAGAAGAACGAGCCCAAACACAGGCTAGCCAGG CACGGTCTCTTCGAGAAGAAGAAGACCTCCAGGAAGCAGCGCAAGGAACGCAAGAACAGAATGAAGAAAGTACGAGGAACCAAGAAGTCCAGCGTGGGCGCCGCCAGCAAAAAG TGA
- the rps24 gene encoding small ribosomal subunit protein eS24 isoform X1 yields MNETVTVRTRKFMTNRLLQRKQMVVDVLHPGKATVPKTEIREKLAKMYKTTPDVVFVFGFRTQFGGGKTTGFGMVYDTLDYAKKNEPKHRLARHGLFEKKKTSRKQRKERKNRMKKVRGTKKSSVGAASKKK; encoded by the exons ATG AATGAGACAGTTACAGTTAGGACACGAAAGTTTATGACGAACCGGCTGCTTCAGAGGAAGCAAATG GTCGTCGACGTTCTTCACCCCGGCAAAGCCACGGTCCCCAAGACGGAAATCCGGGAAAAGCTGGCCAAGATGTACAAGACCACCCCTGACGTGGTGTTCGTCTTTGGCTTCAGGACTCAGTTTGGCGGTGGCAAGACAACGGGCTTCGGCATGGTCTACGACACCCTCGATTACGCCAAGAAGAACGAGCCCAAACACAGGCTAGCCAGG CACGGTCTCTTCGAGAAGAAGAAGACCTCCAGGAAGCAGCGCAAGGAACGCAAGAACAGAATGAAGAAAGTACGAGGAACCAAGAAGTCCAGCGTGGGCGCCGCCAGCAAAAAG AAATGA